From the genome of Rathayibacter sp. VKM Ac-2804:
CCCGGAAGCCCTCGGCCGCGTACCGGTCGGCGACCGAGCGGATGTGGCCGTCGACCCCCCACACCTCGTGGATCAGGATGAGGACGCGCCCGCCCTCCCCGCTGCAGTACACCGGTACATCGTGGTCGGCCAGGGTCCAGGTCTCATCGCTCGTGGGCATCTGCGCACCCTAGACCCGCGAGCCGGGAGCGCACCCACTGGCGGTCCTCCGGCACGCAGAACCTCGTCCGGCTCGTCGAAACGGCCGACTCCCGCGAGCCGGAGCCGACTCCGCGAGCCGGAGGTGCTCCGGAGTCGCGATTCCCGCGAGCCGGAGCCGTTCCGACGTGCCGGAGGTGACGTGCCGGAGCTGTCCCGGAGTCGCAGTCAGCCCGCCGCAGGCGTGAGCGGCGGCGCGACGAGGATCTCGTCCCACTCCCCCTCGGGCCTCTCGTAGCGGAAGCCGTGCCGCTCGTAGAGCCGGCGGGCGGCGCTCCCCCGCAGCACGTCGAGCCGGAAGGGCCGATCGGCGCGCCCGTCCTCGAGCATCACCCGCCGGAGGACCGCCGCCCCGATCCCGCGCCCCTGCGCGGCGGTCGCAAGGTAGAAGTGCTCGATCCAGACCGCGTCCTCCTCGAGGCGCGAGGCGATGCAGCCGACGAGCTCGCCGTCCACCTCGATCACGCGGGTGTGCTCCGGCCGGTAGCCGTCCAGGAAGCGGTGACGCACCCGGTGCTCGTCGTAGCGGTCGAGCCGGTCGAGGTCCGGCCGCATCACGACGGCGCGCAGCTCGGCTATGACCGGGGCGTCGTCGAGCGTCCCGGGACGGAGGCTCCAGTGCGCGGCGCGCTCAGCGCCCACGGGGCTTCCGGGTCCGCCGCACCGCCGGCCGCGCGGTCCCGCCGGGCCGGGCGGGCTTCTTCTTCCCGCCGCCCGCCTTCTCGCGCTTCTCCCGCGCCTCGCGGGCCTTCGCCTTCGCCGCCTTCGCGCGCGACTCGACCTTCGGGGTCGCCGCAGTGCCGCGGGTCGTGTTCGCGCTGCGGCCGCGGACGACGCCGATGAAGTCCTCGACGTCGTCGGTCTTGTCCTCGGTCGCCCAGGCGAGGCGGATGCTGGTGGGCGCGACGCCGCTGACCGGGACGACCCGCACGTCCTTCCGGCTGTGCACGCGGGCGACCGACTGCGGCACGATCAGCACGCCGACGCCGGCCGCGACCTGCTCGACCGCGTCGTCGAGTCCGGCCATCCGCGGCAGCGCGCGGCGGGTCCCGTCCGCGATCTCCACGGCGAGCGCCGCCCACTCCGGCACCGTCGCCGGCTCCTGCAGCAGGTGCTCGTCCGCGAGGTCGGCGACGTCCATCCCCTCGGCGTCGGCGAAGGCGTGGTCGCGGGGCAGGACCACGACGGGCTGCTCCTCGTAGAGCAGGATCGAGCTGACGGAGTCGCTGCGCACGTCGCCGCGCACGAAGACGATCTGCGCGCGGCCGTCGCGCAGCACCTCCTCCTGCTCGCTCTCGGCGATCGGGAGCACCCGGAGCCGCAGGTCGGGTCGGCGCTCGGCCCAGACGCGGGTCCACTTGGTCGGCGTGACGCCGGGCACCAGCGCGATCAGGAGGGCCGGGCCCTCGGGCTCGGCGACGTCCCGCTCGGCGTCGTCCGGCTCCGCGTCGTCGAGCACGGCGTCGTCCGGCACGGCGTCGTCCGGCTCCGGCGTCTCGAACTCCGTCTGCGCGGCGTCGGCCCTGTCGTCCAGGCCGCCCGCGTCCTCGCGGTGTGCCGGCTGCTCGCGGGGGTCCGGCTCGTCGCTCATCCGTCCAGGGTAGGTCCTGCGCACCCACCGGTAGGGTTGCCGCATGGCCAAGGCGACACAGACGATGAAGGCTGCGACCGCGGCGAAGAAGCTCCAGATCTTCTTTCCCGCGACTCCGGAGGAGTTCCAGGAGTCGGCGATCACGCGCGAGCAGTACGACGACCTCGTCGCGAACCCGCCGGAGTGGCTGACGAAGCTCCGCGAGACCGGCCCGCACCCGCGCCCGGTGATCGCCTCGCGCCTCAACGTGTCGATCTCGGGCCTGGCCCGCGGCGGCATCGACGAGGCGCTCACGACCGAGCAGATCCAGGCCCTCCTCGACGAGGTCCCCGAGTGGCTCCGCGTCGAGCAGAACTCCTACGCCGAGGTCCGCCGCGAGCAGGCCCGCCTGAAGGCCGAGCGCGCCGCCAAGGACGCCGAGTCCGCGTAAGCCGGACTGCCGCGAGATGCCACTTGTGCACGCGACACGCCGTGAGAGGCGTGCACAAATGGCATCTCGCGGAGGCGGCTAGGCCGGGACGTCCACCCAGGCGCCGGCCGCCGACGCGTCGAGCACGGCGTCCGTGATCCGCGCGGCGCGCAGGCCGTCGGCGAAGGTCGGCAGACCCTCGACCTCGGCACCCGCGACGGCGGCGTAGGTGTCGCGGGCGAACGCGGTGAACGCGTCCTGGTAGCCCATCGGATGCCCGCTCGGCACGATCGAGAGCCGTGCCGCATCGGGGCGGAGGATCGACCCGTCGCGCGGGATCAACGCAGCGCTGTCGCGCCGCCCGACCCACAGCGTCTCGGGCAGCTCCTGCTCGAACCGCAGCGACTCCTCGAGCCCCGAGACCTCGAGCACCAGCTCGTTGCGGTGCCCCGCGGTCACCTGCGAGACGAGCAGCGTGCCCACGGCGCCGCCCGCGAGACGCACGATCACTCCGGCCGCGTCCTCGGTCTCGACCCGACGGCCACCGCGCTCGGCGTGCACGGTGCTCGTGAGCGAAGCGAGCGCCGCGATCCGCTCGCCCGTGACGAACTCGAGCAGGTCGACCAGGTGCGAGCCGATGTCGGCGAAGGCGCGCGAGCGCCCGCCCGCCGCCGGGTCGACGCGCCAGTTGTCGTCGGAGGCGCCGAGCAGCCAGTCCTGCAGGTAGCTGCCGCGCACCGTGACGAGCCGCCCGGCCTCGCCGGCCGCGACCCGGGCTCGCGCCTCGCGCACCATCGGGTGGAAGCGGTAGGCGAACGGCACCGTGGCGACCACTCCGGCCTCGGCGGCGGCCTCGACGAGCGCCGTCGCCTCCGCCGTCGTCGCCGCGAGCGGCTTCTCGCAGACCACGTGCTTGCCCGCCGCGATCGCCGCGAGCGCGAGCCCGGCGTGCGTCCCGTTCGGCGTGCAGACGTGCACCACGTCGATCGAGTCGTCCTCGATCAGCGCGCGAGCGTCGTCGTAGGCGACCTCGAATCCGAGCTCACCGGCCGCCCGCTCGCCCTTCGCCGGGCTGGAGGAGGCGATGCCCGCGAGCACCGCGCCCGCACTGCGGGCCGCCCGGCTGTGCACGGCGGCCATGAAGCCGCCGCCGAGCACGCCGACCCGCAGGGGTCCGCCCATCAGACGAGCGTCGCTTCGCTCGGGTCCCAGTCCTCGGGCAGAGCGGGGCGCGGCGCGACGGTGCTCTCCACGAGCACCTTCTCGCCGGTCTCGGCGGCCTCGAGCAGCGACAGCATCACGTCGGTCACGTGGTACGCCAGGTCACCCGACGCCGCCTCGGGGCGGTCGGCCCGGATCGCGCGGGCGAGCTCGAGCACGCCGGTGCCGCGCGAGGCGGTCGAGCCGGTGGCCGGGATGACCTCGGGCTCGGACCCGCCGCGCCGGTACAGCGTCAGCTCGCCGTCGTGCATGTTCGGGTCGGGCAGCACGAGGGTGCCCTCCGAGCCGTTGATCTCGACGAAGCCCATCCGCGGCAGGCTCGACTCGAAGCTCCAGACGCCCTGCGCCGAGGCGCCCGACTCGAAGCGCAGGAGCCCGCCGATGTGCGTCGGGATCGTGACGGGGAACTCGGTCCCCTCGCGCGGGCCGGAGCCGACGGTGCGGGTCGCGCGCGCCTGCGAGGAGACCGCGGTGACGCTCTCGACCGGGCCGAGGTTCTGCACGAGGGTCGTGATGTAGTACGGCCCCATGTCCAGCAGCGGGCCGCCGCCGGTGGTGAAGAAGAACTCGGGGTTCGGGTGCCAGCCCTCGGGGCCCGGGCCCTGGAAGAGGGTGATCGCCGAGAGCGGCGTGCCGATGGCCCCGCTCTCGATGATGCGCTGCGCGGTCTGCAGGCCGGCGCCGAGGAAGGTGTCGGGCGCCGTGGCGACGCGCAGCCCCTTCTCCTTCGCGAGGGCCAGCAGCTCCACGCCGCTGTCGCGGTCGAGCGAGAACGGCTTCTCGGTCCAGACGTGCTTGCCCGCCTCGACGGCCTTCCGCGCCACCTCGACGTGGGCGGCCGGGATGGTGAGGTTCACGACGATCTCGATGCCGGGGTGCGCGAGCAGCTCGTCCACCGTGCCCGAGGCCGGCACGCCGAAGGCCTCGGCCTGCGCCCGCGCGCGGTCGAGGTCGATGTCGGCGACGAAGAGGACCTCGAGGTCGGGGAAGACGGT
Proteins encoded in this window:
- a CDS encoding DUF5997 family protein — translated: MAKATQTMKAATAAKKLQIFFPATPEEFQESAITREQYDDLVANPPEWLTKLRETGPHPRPVIASRLNVSISGLARGGIDEALTTEQIQALLDEVPEWLRVEQNSYAEVRREQARLKAERAAKDAESA
- a CDS encoding Gfo/Idh/MocA family oxidoreductase, with the translated sequence MGGPLRVGVLGGGFMAAVHSRAARSAGAVLAGIASSSPAKGERAAGELGFEVAYDDARALIEDDSIDVVHVCTPNGTHAGLALAAIAAGKHVVCEKPLAATTAEATALVEAAAEAGVVATVPFAYRFHPMVREARARVAAGEAGRLVTVRGSYLQDWLLGASDDNWRVDPAAGGRSRAFADIGSHLVDLLEFVTGERIAALASLTSTVHAERGGRRVETEDAAGVIVRLAGGAVGTLLVSQVTAGHRNELVLEVSGLEESLRFEQELPETLWVGRRDSAALIPRDGSILRPDAARLSIVPSGHPMGYQDAFTAFARDTYAAVAGAEVEGLPTFADGLRAARITDAVLDASAAGAWVDVPA
- a CDS encoding Gfo/Idh/MocA family oxidoreductase, coding for MSGTGRVGVGVIGAGNISTQYLTNLTVFPDLEVLFVADIDLDRARAQAEAFGVPASGTVDELLAHPGIEIVVNLTIPAAHVEVARKAVEAGKHVWTEKPFSLDRDSGVELLALAKEKGLRVATAPDTFLGAGLQTAQRIIESGAIGTPLSAITLFQGPGPEGWHPNPEFFFTTGGGPLLDMGPYYITTLVQNLGPVESVTAVSSQARATRTVGSGPREGTEFPVTIPTHIGGLLRFESGASAQGVWSFESSLPRMGFVEINGSEGTLVLPDPNMHDGELTLYRRGGSEPEVIPATGSTASRGTGVLELARAIRADRPEAASGDLAYHVTDVMLSLLEAAETGEKVLVESTVAPRPALPEDWDPSEATLV
- a CDS encoding GNAT family N-acetyltransferase is translated as MGAERAAHWSLRPGTLDDAPVIAELRAVVMRPDLDRLDRYDEHRVRHRFLDGYRPEHTRVIEVDGELVGCIASRLEEDAVWIEHFYLATAAQGRGIGAAVLRRVMLEDGRADRPFRLDVLRGSAARRLYERHGFRYERPEGEWDEILVAPPLTPAAG
- a CDS encoding LysR family substrate-binding domain-containing protein, producing the protein MSDEPDPREQPAHREDAGGLDDRADAAQTEFETPEPDDAVPDDAVLDDAEPDDAERDVAEPEGPALLIALVPGVTPTKWTRVWAERRPDLRLRVLPIAESEQEEVLRDGRAQIVFVRGDVRSDSVSSILLYEEQPVVVLPRDHAFADAEGMDVADLADEHLLQEPATVPEWAALAVEIADGTRRALPRMAGLDDAVEQVAAGVGVLIVPQSVARVHSRKDVRVVPVSGVAPTSIRLAWATEDKTDDVEDFIGVVRGRSANTTRGTAATPKVESRAKAAKAKAREAREKREKAGGGKKKPARPGGTARPAVRRTRKPRGR